A genomic stretch from Marinobacter fonticola includes:
- the glnL gene encoding nitrogen regulation protein NR(II), producing MSKNIVYRQILDNLTTATLVLNSDLTIQYINAAAEYLLEASGTRIAGTNLASLFTDSAEAFETLHAAARTGQPFTKREAEFTLLSGSRFTVDYSVSQIGADSAELLLELQPRDRLLRITREEDMLSQQETTRILVRGMAHEIKNPLGGIRGAAQLLDRELTDENQKEYTRVIIDEADRLRSLVDRMLGPNKAPQFNDTNIHEVLERVRTLLEAESKGRVRLERDYDPSLPEFQGDKEQLIQAFLNVARNAMEAAADHPSDRQPCIVFRTRALRQFTIGHRRYRLVCRVDIEDNGPGIPPDLLQNIFYPMISGRANGTGLGLSITQSIIGQHQGLVECESSPGCTDFIIFLPLELKA from the coding sequence ATGTCTAAAAATATTGTCTACAGACAAATCCTGGATAATCTGACGACGGCAACATTGGTTCTGAATAGCGATCTGACCATTCAGTACATCAATGCGGCAGCGGAATATCTGCTGGAAGCCAGCGGAACGCGCATCGCGGGCACCAATCTGGCCAGCCTGTTTACCGACTCGGCCGAAGCTTTCGAGACGCTGCACGCGGCCGCCAGGACCGGACAGCCATTTACCAAGCGGGAAGCCGAGTTCACCCTGTTGTCCGGTTCGCGATTTACGGTGGATTATTCCGTGTCCCAAATTGGTGCGGATTCCGCCGAGTTGTTACTGGAACTCCAACCCCGGGATCGCCTGCTGCGCATCACCCGCGAAGAAGACATGCTGAGCCAGCAGGAAACCACCCGCATTCTCGTCCGTGGTATGGCGCACGAGATCAAGAATCCCCTAGGCGGCATTCGCGGCGCCGCGCAATTGCTGGATCGCGAACTGACCGACGAAAATCAGAAGGAATACACGCGGGTTATCATCGACGAGGCCGATCGTCTACGCAGCCTGGTAGATCGCATGCTGGGGCCCAATAAAGCCCCGCAATTCAACGACACCAACATTCACGAAGTGCTGGAGCGGGTGCGCACACTGCTGGAAGCGGAAAGCAAGGGCCGGGTGCGGCTGGAGCGGGACTACGACCCCAGCCTGCCGGAGTTCCAGGGCGACAAGGAGCAACTGATTCAGGCCTTCCTCAACGTGGCCCGCAACGCCATGGAAGCCGCCGCCGATCACCCGTCCGACCGGCAGCCGTGCATCGTCTTCCGGACCCGGGCACTGCGCCAGTTCACCATCGGCCACCGCCGCTACCGGCTGGTCTGCCGTGTCGATATCGAAGACAACGGGCCCGGCATTCCACCTGACCTGTTGCAGAACATCTTCTATCCCATGATCAGTGGCCGGGCCAACGGCACGGGCCTGGGTCTATCGATTACGCAAAGCATCATCGGTCAACACCAGGGACTCGTCGAATGCGAGAGCTCGCCCGGCTGCACCGATTTCATCATTTTCCTGCCTCTGGAGCTGAAAGCATGA
- the pip gene encoding prolyl aminopeptidase: MLSLYPEIKPYAEHRLKVDAPHELYIEESGNPDGTPVVVVHGGPGGGCEDYYRRFFDAERFRIVLFDQRGAGRSTPLAELEGNHTQALVEDLERIRHFLGIEQWVLFGGSWGSTLSLVYAETHPDQVLALVLRGIFLCRPRDIYWFYQEGASRVFPDYWKDYVSVIPEQERDDMVSAYYRRLTSANELKQIQAAKAWSVWEGRCATLHPNPRVVERFGHPHVAIALARIECHYFMNNAFLEPNQIVRDAGRLKGIPGHIVHGRYDMVCPLDNAQALHEAWPEADYAIIRDAGHSASEPAIVDALMIACEKVAEHYEKEPRRPI, translated from the coding sequence ATGCTGTCGCTCTATCCCGAAATCAAACCCTACGCCGAGCATCGCCTGAAGGTCGACGCCCCCCACGAACTCTATATAGAAGAAAGCGGTAATCCGGACGGTACTCCGGTGGTCGTCGTTCATGGCGGGCCGGGTGGCGGTTGCGAGGATTACTACCGGCGCTTCTTCGATGCCGAGCGTTTTCGTATTGTACTTTTCGACCAGCGTGGGGCCGGGCGCTCGACGCCGCTGGCGGAACTGGAGGGCAATCATACACAGGCGTTGGTCGAGGACCTGGAGCGTATACGTCATTTTCTGGGCATCGAGCAGTGGGTATTGTTTGGGGGGAGCTGGGGGTCGACTTTAAGCTTGGTTTACGCGGAAACCCATCCCGATCAGGTGCTTGCCTTGGTCTTGCGTGGGATTTTTTTGTGCCGGCCGCGGGATATTTATTGGTTTTACCAAGAGGGCGCCAGCCGGGTTTTTCCCGATTACTGGAAAGATTACGTCTCGGTGATCCCGGAGCAAGAGCGGGACGATATGGTGAGCGCCTATTACCGGCGTCTGACCAGTGCCAACGAATTGAAGCAAATTCAGGCGGCCAAGGCGTGGTCCGTCTGGGAAGGTCGCTGCGCGACGCTGCATCCTAACCCGCGCGTGGTTGAGCGCTTCGGCCATCCTCACGTAGCGATCGCACTGGCGCGGATCGAATGTCACTACTTTATGAACAATGCGTTCCTGGAGCCGAATCAGATCGTGCGTGATGCCGGTCGTCTTAAAGGCATTCCAGGCCACATCGTTCACGGCCGCTACGATATGGTCTGCCCCCTGGATAATGCCCAGGCGCTTCACGAAGCCTGGCCGGAAGCGGACTACGCCATTATTCGCGATGCGGGCCACTCCGCGTCCGAGCCTGCCATTGTCGATGCGCTGATGATCGCTTGCGAAAAGGTTGCAGAACATTACGAAAAAGAGCCGCGACGCCCGATTTGA
- a CDS encoding DUF4124 domain-containing protein has protein sequence MTRFLALLGVVVFASTAAQAEVYKRVDAQGNVTYSDEPLSGGQAIKVEPVTTVTLPKADQVREIVERGGEGEEQQSSQRYGSVTFMAPEDESAFHSGSGDITFSVSSQPALRSGHLFEVTLDGQPIGQNASGRFSVNNVFRGTHKASVNIVDSQGRIIQPGQNISFTIHRPSVLN, from the coding sequence GTGACAAGATTTCTCGCTCTACTCGGCGTGGTCGTGTTCGCAAGCACCGCAGCACAGGCCGAGGTTTACAAGCGTGTCGATGCCCAGGGCAACGTGACCTACTCGGACGAACCGCTCTCCGGTGGTCAGGCTATTAAGGTCGAACCCGTGACGACGGTAACCCTGCCGAAAGCGGATCAGGTCCGCGAGATCGTCGAGCGCGGCGGCGAAGGCGAAGAGCAGCAATCCAGCCAGCGCTACGGCAGCGTCACTTTTATGGCCCCCGAAGACGAGAGCGCCTTCCACTCGGGCAGCGGTGACATCACCTTTTCGGTTTCGAGCCAGCCGGCGTTGCGCTCCGGCCACCTGTTCGAAGTGACACTCGATGGCCAGCCTATCGGACAGAACGCATCCGGCCGGTTCTCGGTCAACAACGTCTTCCGGGGCACGCACAAGGCGTCGGTCAACATTGTCGACAGCCAGGGCCGCATCATCCAGCCAGGCCAGAACATCAGCTTCACCATTCACCGTCCGTCCGTACTGAATTGA
- the typA gene encoding translational GTPase TypA, which yields MIEKRRNIAIIAHVDHGKTTLVDKLLEQSGTLDRKSSGAERIMDSNDQEKERGITILAKNTAIRWNEYQINIVDTPGHADFGGEVERVMSMVDSVLLLVDAVDGPMPQTRFVTQKAFDRGLKPIVVVNKVDRPGARPDWVINEVFDLFDRLGATDEQLDFPIVYASALNGIAGPEADQLADDMTPLFEAITHHVPAPDVDMDAPFQMQISQLDYDSYVGVIGIGRITRGKLRPGQQVAVIDRHDKKRNAKVLEVKGFHGLQRVPVEEASAGDIVCISGISELFISDTLCDPQNAERLPALTVDEPTVSMTFQVNDSPFAGREGKFVTSRNIRERLDKELLHNVALRVVQGESSEKFKVSGRGELHLSVLIENMRREGFELGVSRPEVVQREVDGEIHEPYEFVVIDVEEQHQGSIMEVMGLRRADLKNMVPDGRGRTRLEFIMPARGLIGFRNQFLTMTSGTGIITNVFDHYGPVKGGDIEHRNNGVLVSMVDGKILGYALMTLQERGRLFVDPGTEVFEGMIIGIHNRDNDLVVNPTKAKQLTNIRAAGTDENIMLTPPIRMSLEQALEFIDDDELVEVTPETIRIRKKLLKENERRRAHKK from the coding sequence GTGATCGAAAAACGCCGAAATATCGCCATCATTGCTCACGTCGACCATGGTAAGACGACGCTGGTCGACAAGCTGCTGGAGCAGTCCGGTACCCTGGACCGCAAATCCAGTGGCGCCGAGCGAATCATGGACTCCAACGACCAGGAGAAAGAGCGGGGCATCACCATCCTCGCCAAGAACACCGCGATTCGTTGGAACGAGTACCAGATCAATATTGTCGACACCCCGGGCCACGCCGATTTTGGCGGTGAGGTTGAGCGTGTCATGTCTATGGTGGACTCGGTACTGTTGTTGGTGGACGCCGTCGATGGCCCCATGCCGCAGACCCGCTTCGTCACCCAGAAAGCGTTCGACCGTGGCCTGAAGCCGATCGTAGTGGTGAATAAGGTTGACCGTCCCGGCGCGCGTCCGGATTGGGTGATCAACGAAGTTTTCGATCTATTCGACCGCCTGGGTGCGACCGACGAGCAACTGGACTTTCCCATCGTCTACGCTTCGGCTCTGAACGGCATTGCCGGCCCGGAAGCGGATCAGCTGGCGGACGATATGACGCCGCTGTTCGAGGCCATCACGCATCACGTCCCGGCGCCGGATGTCGACATGGACGCCCCGTTCCAGATGCAGATTTCCCAGCTGGACTACGACAGCTACGTGGGCGTAATCGGTATTGGCCGTATCACCCGCGGCAAGCTGCGTCCCGGTCAGCAGGTAGCGGTAATCGACCGGCATGATAAGAAGCGCAACGCCAAGGTGCTTGAGGTCAAAGGTTTCCACGGATTGCAGCGGGTGCCGGTGGAAGAGGCCAGTGCCGGTGACATCGTGTGTATCAGCGGCATCAGCGAGCTGTTCATTTCCGACACATTGTGCGATCCGCAGAATGCCGAGCGTTTGCCGGCCCTGACGGTGGACGAGCCGACCGTGAGCATGACCTTCCAGGTCAACGACTCGCCGTTTGCCGGTCGGGAAGGCAAGTTCGTCACCAGTCGCAACATCCGTGAGCGCCTGGACAAAGAGCTGCTGCATAACGTCGCGTTACGCGTGGTCCAAGGCGAATCCTCCGAAAAGTTCAAGGTGTCGGGCCGGGGCGAGCTTCACCTGTCCGTGCTGATCGAAAATATGCGCCGCGAAGGCTTCGAGCTGGGTGTGTCCCGTCCCGAAGTCGTGCAGCGGGAAGTCGACGGTGAAATTCACGAGCCGTACGAGTTCGTCGTGATCGACGTGGAAGAGCAGCACCAGGGCTCCATCATGGAAGTTATGGGCCTGCGTCGCGCCGATCTGAAGAACATGGTGCCGGATGGCCGTGGCCGCACCCGCCTGGAATTCATCATGCCGGCACGGGGCCTGATCGGTTTCCGTAACCAGTTCCTCACCATGACCTCGGGCACGGGGATTATCACCAACGTGTTCGATCACTACGGCCCGGTGAAGGGTGGCGATATCGAGCATCGCAACAACGGTGTACTGGTCTCGATGGTCGACGGCAAAATTCTTGGCTACGCGCTGATGACCCTGCAGGAGCGTGGCCGTCTGTTCGTTGATCCGGGTACCGAAGTCTTCGAAGGTATGATCATCGGTATCCACAACCGCGATAACGATTTGGTGGTCAATCCGACCAAGGCCAAGCAGCTCACGAATATTCGTGCGGCCGGTACCGACGAGAACATCATGCTCACGCCGCCCATCCGCATGAGTCTGGAGCAGGCGCTCGAGTTCATCGACGATGACGAGTTGGTGGAAGTGACGCCGGAGACGATTCGCATCCGCAAGAAGCTGCTCAAGGAGAACGAGCGTCGTCGCGCACATAAGAAGTAA
- the glnG gene encoding nitrogen regulation protein NR(I) has product MSQSANVWIIDDDRSIRWVLERALSQASMQPRAFENGEGIMMRLEREQPDAIISDIRMPGIDGIALLSQIVHEHPDIPVIIITAHSDLESAVASYQSGAFEYLPKPFDVDDAVALVKRAVDHGRERRATAEPQVEPPNRHTEIIGEAPAMQEVFRAIGRLSHSNITVLINGESGTGKELVAQALHNHSPRAKHPFIALNMAAIPKDLIESELFGHEKGAFTGAAAARQGRFEQSNGGTLFLDEIGDMPADTQTRLLRVLADGEFYRVGGTTPIKVDVRIIAATHQNLEKLVQAGTFREDLFHRLNVIRVHLPRLSERREDIPRLMGHFLKRAALELSVEPKLLRPEAEEYLTTLPWPGNVRQLENTCRWLTVMASGREIHVSDLPPELLEQADTPPTGQTWQEGLRAWAEQELKRGKQGILDVAVPEFEQMMIETALKHTGGRRRDAAILLGWGRNTLTRKIKELGMAEGPSDDDDD; this is encoded by the coding sequence ATGAGCCAATCGGCTAACGTCTGGATAATTGACGATGATCGGAGTATTCGTTGGGTCCTGGAGCGGGCCCTATCTCAGGCCAGCATGCAGCCGCGGGCTTTTGAGAACGGCGAGGGCATCATGATGCGCCTCGAACGAGAGCAGCCCGATGCCATCATTAGCGATATCCGTATGCCCGGCATCGATGGCATCGCCCTGCTCTCGCAGATCGTGCACGAGCACCCGGATATTCCGGTGATCATCATAACCGCCCATTCCGACCTGGAGAGCGCCGTCGCCAGCTACCAGTCCGGGGCTTTCGAATACCTGCCCAAGCCGTTCGACGTCGACGATGCGGTAGCTCTGGTCAAGCGCGCCGTGGACCATGGTCGCGAACGCCGGGCAACCGCCGAGCCACAGGTAGAGCCGCCAAACCGCCACACCGAAATCATCGGTGAGGCACCGGCGATGCAGGAAGTCTTCCGTGCCATTGGCCGCCTCTCCCACTCCAATATCACGGTGTTGATCAATGGCGAGAGCGGTACCGGCAAGGAGCTGGTGGCCCAGGCGCTGCACAATCACAGTCCGCGCGCCAAGCACCCGTTCATCGCGCTGAACATGGCGGCCATACCCAAGGACCTGATCGAATCCGAGCTTTTCGGCCACGAGAAAGGGGCCTTCACCGGTGCCGCAGCGGCTCGCCAAGGCCGTTTCGAACAATCCAACGGTGGCACGCTGTTCCTCGACGAAATCGGCGACATGCCGGCAGACACCCAGACCCGGCTGCTGCGCGTGCTGGCGGACGGCGAGTTCTACCGGGTCGGCGGCACCACGCCCATCAAGGTGGATGTCCGCATCATCGCCGCGACGCATCAGAATCTGGAAAAGCTGGTTCAAGCCGGCACGTTCAGGGAAGACCTGTTTCACCGGCTGAATGTCATTCGTGTGCACCTGCCACGCCTGTCCGAGCGCCGCGAAGACATTCCGCGCCTGATGGGGCACTTCCTCAAGCGCGCCGCGTTGGAGCTTTCGGTCGAGCCCAAGCTGCTACGCCCGGAAGCCGAAGAATACCTCACCACCCTGCCCTGGCCGGGCAACGTCCGCCAGCTGGAAAACACCTGCCGCTGGCTCACCGTCATGGCCAGTGGCCGTGAAATTCACGTCAGCGACCTGCCGCCCGAATTGCTCGAACAGGCGGACACCCCACCCACCGGCCAAACCTGGCAGGAAGGACTGCGGGCCTGGGCCGAGCAGGAGCTCAAACGCGGCAAGCAAGGCATCCTGGATGTCGCCGTGCCGGAATTCGAGCAGATGATGATCGAAACCGCCCTCAAGCATACTGGCGGCCGTCGCCGGGATGCTGCCATCCTATTGGGCTGGGGGCGTAATACGCTAACCCGGAAGATCAAAGAGCTGGGGATGGCGGAGGGACCGTCGGACGATGACGACGATTGA
- the glnA gene encoding glutamate--ammonia ligase, translating into MSKTLDLIKEYEVKWIDLRFTDSRGKEQHVTMPTSEIDDDFFTDGKMFDGSSISGWKGINESDMILMPDDSTGVIDPFTEETTLNITCDIVEPTTMQGYERDPRSVARRAEEYLKSTGIADGALFGPEPEFFVFDSVKWRTDMNGAMYEIYSEEAAWVSGEDFERNNIGHRPGVKGGYFPVPPVDSLHDLRGAMCAAMESMGLEIEVHHHEVGTAGQCEIGVGANTLTKKADEVQILKYCVHNVAHAYGKTATFMPKPVVGDNGSGMHVHMSLNKDGKNIFAGDGYAGLSEMALYYIGGIIKHAKTLNAFTNASTNSYKRLVPGFEAPVMLAYSARNRSASIRIPYVSSPKGRRVEVRFPDAAANPYLAFAAMLMAGLDGIQNKIHPGDAMDKDLYDLPKEEALNIPTVCETFQEALDTLEKDHEFLTRGGVFTEDMIAGYIDLKRGEVERLNMTTHPVEFELYYSV; encoded by the coding sequence ATGTCCAAGACGCTTGACCTGATCAAAGAATACGAAGTGAAGTGGATTGACCTGCGGTTTACCGACAGCCGCGGCAAAGAGCAACACGTGACGATGCCCACTTCTGAAATCGACGACGACTTTTTCACCGACGGCAAGATGTTCGATGGCTCTTCCATCTCCGGCTGGAAAGGCATCAACGAATCCGACATGATCCTGATGCCGGACGACAGCACCGGTGTTATCGATCCGTTCACCGAAGAAACCACGCTGAACATCACCTGCGATATCGTCGAGCCGACCACCATGCAGGGTTACGAGCGCGATCCGCGTTCCGTCGCCCGTCGCGCCGAAGAATACCTGAAGTCCACCGGCATTGCCGATGGCGCACTGTTCGGCCCGGAGCCTGAGTTCTTCGTATTCGACTCCGTCAAGTGGCGCACCGACATGAACGGCGCTATGTACGAAATCTACTCTGAGGAAGCCGCCTGGGTTTCCGGCGAAGATTTCGAGCGCAACAACATCGGTCACCGTCCGGGTGTGAAAGGCGGCTATTTCCCGGTTCCGCCGGTTGACAGCCTGCACGACCTGCGTGGCGCCATGTGTGCGGCCATGGAGTCCATGGGCCTGGAAATCGAAGTTCATCACCACGAAGTAGGCACCGCTGGTCAGTGCGAAATCGGCGTTGGCGCCAACACGCTGACCAAGAAGGCCGACGAAGTGCAGATCCTCAAGTATTGCGTGCACAACGTGGCTCACGCCTACGGCAAAACAGCCACGTTCATGCCTAAGCCGGTCGTGGGTGACAACGGTTCCGGTATGCACGTTCACATGTCCTTGAACAAGGACGGCAAGAACATCTTTGCGGGCGACGGCTACGCCGGCCTGAGCGAGATGGCCCTGTACTACATCGGCGGCATCATCAAACACGCCAAGACTCTCAACGCTTTCACCAACGCCTCGACCAACAGCTACAAGCGCCTGGTTCCTGGCTTCGAAGCACCGGTCATGCTGGCCTATTCTGCCCGTAACCGTTCGGCTTCGATCCGGATCCCGTACGTCAGTAGCCCGAAGGGGCGTCGTGTTGAGGTCCGCTTCCCGGATGCAGCCGCCAACCCGTACCTGGCCTTCGCTGCCATGCTGATGGCCGGCCTTGACGGTATCCAGAACAAGATCCACCCGGGCGATGCCATGGACAAGGATCTGTACGATCTGCCGAAGGAAGAGGCGCTCAACATCCCGACCGTGTGCGAAACCTTCCAGGAAGCGCTCGATACACTGGAGAAGGATCACGAGTTCCTGACTCGTGGCGGCGTCTTCACCGAGGACATGATCGCAGGTTACATCGACCTGAAGCGCGGTGAAGTCGAGCGCCTGAACATGACCACGCATCCGGTCGAGTTCGAACTGTACTACTCGGTTTAA
- a CDS encoding DUF6701 domain-containing protein, with protein sequence MSYRLRQVLGLNISCFRLLALMLVFCATPVAAQSNEAVAEWRMDERQWTGAAGEVADSTGNGHSGRARTAGGANSLPSTVDAKVCRGGRFRGQGFNDPSRNGAYVDAQHFVEVADANALSPLSGSGGRMSVSGWFQMDSTNDTQTLLHKGVGSQSQEYNLWVTDRDLEVTFWNRFGSPYSLRLTNSNVQADRWYFFWIQAARYDNGTLGMQVTMFDNNVELVESQVRYIEQFFSGQGGNYNTKPLNGPLLFGGTRYGTGNPVNFFDGMLDEVRFHDRLFGFEDIQEMANTTRDCASSSLQCFNDDYSQSNLSEDWVTSVSVGNFTPQVTNGRLRMTQARSNQATAATLQREIPGAENLVVLEFDYYAYGGNGADGLAFVLSDANVTPRPGSYGGSLGYAQRSNGDPGFAGGWIGIGLDEFGNFSNATEGRVGGPGFRRDAIAIRGAAPNYRYLRGTQTLNPGVDTPNTNNPSPQRYRITVDSRRSGEALVSVERDTTGTGNSYQQLVAPFNALNEPGQPAVPENFLLSMTGSTGGSNNIHEFDNFQLCALKLNPVGAQVDHFRIYHDGTALTCQPEEEILVRACADPNCNALFTDPVQATMAPSGWVGGDTINLTDGEASVALQRTTPGTVTLGVTGSEPSTRPQSKTLCQSGGGALSANNCKLTFFESGLVYDIPDLVSNAAKDGIKIRALKSGGDPGNPDDACVPAFENVTRNVAFWSTYAKPNASEVAALSQMTLNGTTVSNNASSPTRIPLAFDAQGVAEVSANYVDAGRLQLDARYTGSAETGDEGLEIPGADQFTTVPHGFCVQPTSLSAVCAAGDSTCDVFAAAGDVFQMRVKAVRKEGDGIDNLCVNNAKTPNFQIEALQLGHQLVAPSDGFAGSIQAGALSFTKSHAGERVFNQSVSEVGVFRFGIPVQPYLGASLPSANSAPIGRFIPAAFQVEKSDGALNPGCGVGGFLYSGQPTDWLEVPTLTITARNTKNGITENYTKGGFQKLMASDVEVDFPASLTVATTNADGTPSNVTVGLAFDESAGALSVISDGVMSYTFADPDNLLTFTKNDNSRINPYTPHIKLPVTSIEDSDEVAASALPELAPEAAFDVRYGRLRMENVFGPETATELKMFSYVEQWQGGRFVTNQKDNCLAPNMSQLANTANHHNMQSTSAAVANGVLGPLLLKPTGRGTDTLSWDAPAWLEYDWDGDGSQDDPSATATFGVYRGHDRVIYWREL encoded by the coding sequence ATGTCGTATCGTCTTAGGCAGGTGCTGGGTTTGAATATCTCTTGCTTCCGATTACTGGCGCTGATGCTTGTGTTCTGTGCCACTCCCGTTGCGGCGCAATCCAATGAAGCCGTCGCCGAATGGCGCATGGACGAGCGGCAGTGGACCGGCGCTGCCGGCGAAGTTGCGGACAGCACTGGCAACGGTCATTCGGGGCGTGCGAGAACCGCTGGTGGCGCCAACTCGCTGCCGAGTACTGTGGACGCCAAGGTCTGCCGTGGCGGGCGTTTCCGGGGGCAGGGTTTCAACGATCCGTCTCGTAATGGTGCCTATGTCGACGCGCAGCACTTTGTTGAAGTCGCTGACGCCAATGCGCTTTCGCCGTTGTCGGGTTCCGGAGGGCGCATGTCGGTTTCCGGCTGGTTTCAGATGGATTCGACAAACGACACACAGACGCTGCTGCATAAAGGCGTCGGTTCGCAGTCGCAGGAATACAATCTGTGGGTCACGGACCGGGATCTCGAGGTGACCTTCTGGAATCGCTTCGGCAGCCCATACTCACTCAGGCTTACCAACTCGAATGTGCAGGCTGACCGCTGGTATTTTTTCTGGATCCAGGCCGCCCGTTACGACAACGGCACGCTGGGTATGCAGGTGACGATGTTCGACAACAATGTGGAACTCGTCGAGTCTCAGGTGCGTTACATCGAACAGTTCTTTAGCGGCCAGGGCGGCAATTACAACACGAAGCCGTTGAATGGCCCTCTGCTCTTCGGCGGTACGCGCTACGGTACCGGCAATCCGGTCAATTTCTTCGATGGCATGCTCGACGAGGTGCGCTTTCACGACCGCCTTTTCGGTTTTGAAGACATTCAGGAGATGGCGAATACCACTCGCGACTGTGCGAGCTCATCGCTCCAGTGCTTCAACGACGACTACAGCCAATCGAATCTGTCTGAGGATTGGGTGACATCGGTGTCGGTGGGTAATTTCACGCCTCAAGTTACCAATGGCCGGCTGCGCATGACGCAGGCCCGATCAAATCAGGCGACAGCCGCCACCTTGCAGCGGGAAATTCCGGGGGCCGAGAATCTGGTGGTCCTCGAGTTCGACTACTACGCCTATGGCGGAAACGGCGCTGACGGGCTGGCTTTCGTGCTCTCGGACGCGAACGTCACCCCGCGGCCGGGGAGCTATGGTGGCTCGCTTGGTTACGCCCAGCGAAGCAACGGCGATCCTGGCTTTGCCGGAGGGTGGATCGGCATCGGCCTCGATGAATTCGGCAACTTCTCCAATGCGACGGAGGGACGTGTTGGAGGACCCGGATTCCGACGAGACGCTATCGCCATACGAGGGGCCGCTCCCAACTATCGTTATCTTCGCGGTACGCAAACCCTGAACCCGGGTGTGGATACGCCAAACACCAACAATCCGTCCCCCCAGCGGTATCGAATCACCGTGGATTCGAGGCGGTCCGGAGAAGCGCTGGTCTCTGTCGAGCGTGATACGACGGGGACGGGTAACAGTTATCAGCAACTGGTTGCTCCCTTTAACGCGCTGAACGAGCCGGGCCAGCCGGCGGTGCCGGAGAATTTCCTGTTATCTATGACGGGGTCTACGGGCGGCAGCAATAATATTCATGAGTTTGATAACTTCCAGTTGTGTGCGTTGAAGTTGAATCCCGTCGGCGCCCAGGTCGACCATTTCCGAATCTACCACGATGGTACGGCGCTGACTTGCCAGCCTGAAGAGGAAATACTGGTTCGGGCCTGTGCCGATCCGAACTGCAACGCACTGTTCACCGACCCGGTGCAAGCGACGATGGCGCCCTCAGGCTGGGTGGGCGGCGACACGATCAATCTGACAGACGGCGAGGCCTCGGTGGCGTTACAACGCACGACGCCCGGTACGGTGACGCTGGGCGTCACCGGTTCAGAACCTTCAACCCGACCGCAGTCCAAAACGTTATGCCAGAGTGGTGGCGGCGCACTCTCGGCCAACAACTGCAAACTTACCTTCTTTGAATCCGGTCTGGTCTACGATATACCTGACCTCGTTTCCAACGCCGCCAAAGACGGGATCAAGATACGTGCGCTCAAATCCGGGGGCGACCCCGGTAATCCAGATGATGCGTGTGTGCCTGCGTTTGAGAACGTGACTCGGAATGTGGCGTTCTGGTCGACCTATGCTAAACCGAACGCGAGTGAAGTGGCTGCCCTGAGTCAGATGACGTTGAACGGAACGACGGTGTCGAACAACGCCAGCAGCCCGACGCGGATACCGCTGGCCTTCGACGCGCAAGGCGTGGCAGAGGTTTCCGCGAACTACGTCGATGCTGGTCGGCTACAGCTTGACGCGCGTTACACGGGGTCCGCTGAGACAGGCGACGAAGGCTTGGAAATACCCGGAGCGGATCAGTTTACGACCGTTCCGCATGGTTTTTGCGTCCAGCCCACGAGCCTGAGCGCCGTTTGCGCCGCAGGGGATAGCACCTGTGATGTTTTTGCCGCTGCCGGCGACGTGTTTCAGATGCGGGTCAAGGCCGTGAGAAAAGAGGGAGACGGAATCGACAACCTTTGCGTCAACAATGCGAAGACGCCGAACTTCCAAATTGAAGCGCTGCAACTGGGTCATCAGCTTGTTGCGCCTTCAGACGGGTTTGCGGGAAGTATTCAGGCCGGCGCGCTCTCCTTTACCAAAAGCCACGCAGGCGAGAGGGTCTTCAACCAGAGCGTTTCTGAGGTGGGCGTTTTTCGCTTCGGGATACCCGTGCAGCCTTACCTGGGAGCTTCGCTGCCTTCCGCAAACTCCGCACCGATTGGCCGCTTCATTCCTGCCGCCTTCCAGGTGGAAAAGTCGGACGGCGCTTTAAATCCAGGTTGTGGCGTTGGTGGCTTCCTTTACAGCGGGCAGCCGACGGACTGGCTTGAAGTGCCCACGCTGACGATCACAGCGCGTAATACCAAGAACGGCATTACTGAGAACTACACAAAGGGCGGTTTCCAGAAGTTGATGGCCTCCGATGTCGAGGTTGATTTTCCGGCGTCGCTGACGGTTGCCACGACGAACGCGGACGGAACTCCGAGTAACGTAACGGTCGGCCTTGCATTCGATGAGTCAGCGGGTGCTCTGAGCGTGATAAGTGACGGGGTGATGAGCTATACGTTTGCTGACCCTGACAACTTGCTGACCTTCACCAAAAACGATAATTCGCGTATCAATCCTTATACACCGCATATCAAGCTGCCGGTGACAAGTATCGAGGATAGTGACGAGGTGGCTGCGAGCGCGCTACCGGAACTCGCGCCGGAAGCGGCTTTTGATGTGCGTTATGGGCGCCTGAGGATGGAAAACGTATTCGGCCCGGAAACGGCAACTGAGCTGAAAATGTTCTCGTACGTCGAGCAATGGCAAGGCGGGCGGTTCGTCACGAATCAAAAAGATAACTGCCTGGCGCCGAATATGTCACAACTAGCCAACACCGCGAACCACCACAATATGCAGTCAACATCCGCCGCCGTGGCAAACGGGGTGTTGGGGCCGCTCCTGCTAAAGCCAACGGGACGCGGAACGGACACCTTGAGCTGGGACGCTCCGGCCTGGCTGGAATATGACTGGGATGGCGATGGCAGCCAGGACGATCCGTCAGCCACCGCCACCTTCGGCGTCTATCGAGGCCATGACCGCGTGATTTATTGGCGGGAACTCTGA